One part of the Astatotilapia calliptera chromosome 9, fAstCal1.2, whole genome shotgun sequence genome encodes these proteins:
- the cpne3 gene encoding copine-3 isoform X2 — protein MAAQCVTKVELTVSCENLLDKDVGSKSDPLCVLLMNSSDSQWYEVGRTEKVQNCLSPKFAKKFVVDYYFEIVQKLKFGVYDIDNKTIDLTDDDFLGELECTLGQVVSSKKLTRPLVLKNKSPAGKGTITINAEEIKDNRVVNFEVAARKLDNKDLFGKSDPYLEFYKQTETGWQLAHRTEVVKNNLNPTWRPFRIPLQSLCGGDMEKPIKVECYDYDNDGSHDLIGVFETTMKRLQEASHTSPAEFECINSKKKQKKKSYKNSGVVSVKLCQVVKEYTFLDYIMGGCQINFTVAVDFTGSNGDPRSPQSLHYISPQGVNEYLTAIWSVGNVIQDYDSDKMFPAFGFGAQIPPTWQVSHEFPLNFNPSNPFCAGVEGVVEAYRSCLPQVKLYGPTNFSPIINHVACFAKQALQQTTAAQYFVLLIITDGVITDMDETRNAIVNASRLPMSIIIVGVGGADFSAMEFLDGDDGRLRSLTGEAAMRDIVQFVPFRQFQNAPSQALAQSVLAELPQQVTSFFSSLKLKPPQDPSPS, from the exons ATGGCTGCCCAGTGTGTAACCAAGGTGGAGCTGACTGTGTCCTGTGAGAACCTCCTGGACAAAGACGTCGGCTCAAAGTCAGACCCCCTGTGTGTCCTGTTAATGAACAGCTCTGATTCTCAGTGGTATGAG GTGGGTCGCACAGAGAAAGTCCAGAATTGTCTCAGCCCAAAGTTTGCAAAGAAGTTTGTCGTTGACTACTACTTTGAAATAGTGCAAAAGCTGAAGTTTGGAGTTTATGACATTGACAACAAGACAATTGACCTGACTGACGATGACTTCCTGGGTGAACTAGAATGCACCCTGGGCCAA GTTGTATCTAGTAAGAAACTGACCCGACCGCTTGTGTTGAAGAACAAATCACCAGCAGGGAAAGGGACCATCACA ATCAATGCAGAGGAAATAAAAGACAATAGGGTGGTGAATTTTGAAGTGGCAGCAAGAAAACTAGACAACAAG GATTTGTTTGGAAAGTCCGACCCCTACCTGGAGTTCTACAAGCAGACAGAAACAGGCTGGCAGCTGGCTCACAGAACAGAG GTGGTGAAGAACAACTTGAATCCAACATGGAGGCCGTTTCGAATCCCTCTGCAGTCTCTCTGTGGAGGAGACATGGAGAAGCCAATAAAA GTTGAGTGTTACGACTACGACAATGACGGGTCACATGATCTTATTGGCGTCTTTGAGACGACAATGAAACGCCTCCAAGAAGCCTCACACACTTCTCCG GCAGAGTTTGAATGCATCAacagtaaaaagaaacagaagaagaaaagctacAAGAACTCTGGTGTTGTGAGCGTAAAGCTTTGCCAG GTGGTGAAGGAGTATACATTCTTGGATTATATTATGGGAGGCTGTCAGATTAACTTCACT GTGGCCGTTGACTTCACAGGTTCCAACGGGGATCCTCGGTCACCCCAGTCTCTGCATTACATTAGTCCCCAGGGTGTTAATGAGTATCTCACTGCAATCTGGTCAGTGGGTAATGTCATCCAGGACTATGACAG TGATAAGATGTTTCCTGCATTTGGCTTTGGAGCCCAGATTCCACCCACATGGCAG GTTTCCCATGAGTTTCCGCTCAATTTCAACCCATCAAATCCATTTTGTGCAG gtgttgaaggtgtggttGAAGCCTACAGAAGCTGCCTGCCTCAAGTCAAACTGTACGGTCCCACCAATTTCTCCCCGATTATCAACCACGTGGCCTGCTTTGCAAAGCAAGCCCTCCAGCAGACCACTGCAGCT CAATATTTTGTTCTGCTGATCATCACTGATGGAGTGATCACGGACATGGACGAGACGCGCAACGCTATCGTCAACGCATCTCGCCTGCCCATGTCTATCATCATCGTCGGGGTCGGAGGGGCGGACTTCAGTGCCATGGAGTTCCTGGATGGAGACGATGGTCGTTTGCGCTCTCTCACTGGCGAGGCTGCCATGAGAGACATTGTCCAGTTTGTACCATTCAGGCAGTTTCAAAAT GCGCCCAGCCAGGCTCTTGCCCAAAGCGTATTGGCCGAGTTACCTCAGCAAGTGACCTCCTTCTTCAGTTCATTGAAACTGAAGCCTCCCCAAGATCCTAGTCCTTCATAG
- the cpne3 gene encoding copine-3 isoform X1, with protein MAAQCVTKVELTVSCENLLDKDVGSKSDPLCVLLMNSSDSQWYEVGRTEKVQNCLSPKFAKKFVVDYYFEIVQKLKFGVYDIDNKTIDLTDDDFLGELECTLGQVVSSKKLTRPLVLKNKSPAGKGTITINAEEIKDNRVVNFEVAARKLDNKDLFGKSDPYLEFYKQTETGWQLAHRTEVVKNNLNPTWRPFRIPLQSLCGGDMEKPIKVECYDYDNDGSHDLIGVFETTMKRLQEASHTSPAEFECINSKKKQKKKSYKNSGVVSVKLCQVVKEYTFLDYIMGGCQINFTVAVDFTGSNGDPRSPQSLHYISPQGVNEYLTAIWSVGNVIQDYDSDKMFPAFGFGAQIPPTWQVSHEFPLNFNPSNPFCAGVEGVVEAYRSCLPQVKLYGPTNFSPIINHVACFAKQALQQTTAAQYFVLLIITDGVITDMDETRNAIVNASRLPMSIIIVGVGGADFSAMEFLDGDDGRLRSLTGEAAMRDIVQFVPFRQFQNAPKEALAKTVLAEVPGQLVDFFNTMKLSPPNSNPATNPAGTV; from the exons ATGGCTGCCCAGTGTGTAACCAAGGTGGAGCTGACTGTGTCCTGTGAGAACCTCCTGGACAAAGACGTCGGCTCAAAGTCAGACCCCCTGTGTGTCCTGTTAATGAACAGCTCTGATTCTCAGTGGTATGAG GTGGGTCGCACAGAGAAAGTCCAGAATTGTCTCAGCCCAAAGTTTGCAAAGAAGTTTGTCGTTGACTACTACTTTGAAATAGTGCAAAAGCTGAAGTTTGGAGTTTATGACATTGACAACAAGACAATTGACCTGACTGACGATGACTTCCTGGGTGAACTAGAATGCACCCTGGGCCAA GTTGTATCTAGTAAGAAACTGACCCGACCGCTTGTGTTGAAGAACAAATCACCAGCAGGGAAAGGGACCATCACA ATCAATGCAGAGGAAATAAAAGACAATAGGGTGGTGAATTTTGAAGTGGCAGCAAGAAAACTAGACAACAAG GATTTGTTTGGAAAGTCCGACCCCTACCTGGAGTTCTACAAGCAGACAGAAACAGGCTGGCAGCTGGCTCACAGAACAGAG GTGGTGAAGAACAACTTGAATCCAACATGGAGGCCGTTTCGAATCCCTCTGCAGTCTCTCTGTGGAGGAGACATGGAGAAGCCAATAAAA GTTGAGTGTTACGACTACGACAATGACGGGTCACATGATCTTATTGGCGTCTTTGAGACGACAATGAAACGCCTCCAAGAAGCCTCACACACTTCTCCG GCAGAGTTTGAATGCATCAacagtaaaaagaaacagaagaagaaaagctacAAGAACTCTGGTGTTGTGAGCGTAAAGCTTTGCCAG GTGGTGAAGGAGTATACATTCTTGGATTATATTATGGGAGGCTGTCAGATTAACTTCACT GTGGCCGTTGACTTCACAGGTTCCAACGGGGATCCTCGGTCACCCCAGTCTCTGCATTACATTAGTCCCCAGGGTGTTAATGAGTATCTCACTGCAATCTGGTCAGTGGGTAATGTCATCCAGGACTATGACAG TGATAAGATGTTTCCTGCATTTGGCTTTGGAGCCCAGATTCCACCCACATGGCAG GTTTCCCATGAGTTTCCGCTCAATTTCAACCCATCAAATCCATTTTGTGCAG gtgttgaaggtgtggttGAAGCCTACAGAAGCTGCCTGCCTCAAGTCAAACTGTACGGTCCCACCAATTTCTCCCCGATTATCAACCACGTGGCCTGCTTTGCAAAGCAAGCCCTCCAGCAGACCACTGCAGCT CAATATTTTGTTCTGCTGATCATCACTGATGGAGTGATCACGGACATGGACGAGACGCGCAACGCTATCGTCAACGCATCTCGCCTGCCCATGTCTATCATCATCGTCGGGGTCGGAGGGGCGGACTTCAGTGCCATGGAGTTCCTGGATGGAGACGATGGTCGTTTGCGCTCTCTCACTGGCGAGGCTGCCATGAGAGACATTGTCCAGTTTGTACCATTCAGGCAGTTTCAAAAT GCACCGAAGGAAGCGCTGGCAAAGACCGTGCTGGCTGAAGTACCAGGTCAGCTGGTGGATTTTTTTAATACCATGAAACTGAGTCCACCCAACTCCAACCCTGCAACCAACCCTGCAGGCACTGTGTAG